From the genome of Syntrophales bacterium:
TCCGCCGTTTTTTTCAGGAGAGGGACTTTCTTGAAGTTGAGACGCCGCTTCTTATCCCGGCGCCGGCCCCGGAGGTGCATATAGACGCAGTTGCCGCCGGCGACTGGTTTCTGCAGACCTCTCCGGAATTGTGCATGAAGAGGCTTCTGGCGGCTGGCTATGAACGAATCTATCAGCTTTGCAAATGTTTTCGGGAAAAAGAGCGCGGAGAGCGTCATTTGCCGGAATTTACCATTCTCGAGTGGTACAGGGCAAACGCCGATTACCGGGCGCTCATGGACGACTGCGAGGAGCTGCTTTTGGGAATCGCAGTCGAGCTCGGCGTCTCCAGTTTTATCTCTCGACGGGGCGGACGGGTGATTCTGGATAAGCCGTGGGAGCGGATAACGGTCGGGGAGGCATTCCTCCGTTATGCAGGAATGGATGTTGCCGAGGCGCTGGCTAAGGATTGCTTCGAAGAGCGGCTGACTGCGGAGGTAGAACCGCAATTAGGTGTTGATGCGCCTGTTTTTCTTTATGATTATCCGCAGGAACAAAGCGCGCTTGCGCGTCTAAGGGAAGATGACCCAAGCGTCGCCGAGCGCTTTGAGCTGTATATCGACGGAATGGAAATAGCCAATGCCTTTTCGGAGCTTACCGATGCCGATGAACAGAGGCGCCGGTTTGAGGAGGCCTCGCGGGAGCGGGAGAAAAACGGTTCTTCCGCGTATCCCCTGCCGGAGTTTTTTCTCGATTCCCTCCCGCAAATGCCGCCCTCCGCAGGGATTGCCCTGGG
Proteins encoded in this window:
- the epmA gene encoding EF-P lysine aminoacylase EpmA, translated to MTDDHSWKLAAKFDDLRVRASMIQAVRRFFQERDFLEVETPLLIPAPAPEVHIDAVAAGDWFLQTSPELCMKRLLAAGYERIYQLCKCFREKERGERHLPEFTILEWYRANADYRALMDDCEELLLGIAVELGVSSFISRRGGRVILDKPWERITVGEAFLRYAGMDVAEALAKDCFEERLTAEVEPQLGVDAPVFLYDYPQEQSALARLREDDPSVAERFELYIDGMEIANAFSELTDADEQRRRFEEASREREKNGSSAYPLPEFFLDSLPQMPPSAGIALGVDRLAMLFAGRKRIDDVVAFPPELL